A genomic segment from Arcobacter acticola encodes:
- a CDS encoding phosphate/phosphite/phosphonate ABC transporter substrate-binding protein gives MFKKILFLITFTSVLFSQEITLGVVPQQSPLELSKKWLPITNYISEKTGIKVVFKTEKSIQIFEEKFVEGQYDIAFMNPYHFNIANKQQNYSAFARSKDDIVGIILGKKDKEFNVNNLKGTTFLFPSPNAFAATLLTKYELKEKYNFDIDKESKVIYVNSHDSVYKGIARGIGDFGGGIIRTFDNFKDTEDKDKIEIVYKTKPYPSHPFASHPRVSEEIVEKISKAIIEMPVELKDLLSIKEFIPTTTSEYDVIKNIGIK, from the coding sequence ATGTTTAAAAAAATTCTATTTCTAATTACTTTTACTTCAGTTCTATTTTCTCAAGAAATAACACTAGGTGTGGTTCCACAACAAAGTCCATTGGAACTATCAAAAAAATGGTTACCAATAACTAATTATATATCAGAAAAAACAGGTATAAAGGTTGTTTTTAAAACAGAAAAATCTATACAAATATTTGAAGAAAAATTTGTTGAAGGTCAATATGATATTGCTTTTATGAATCCTTATCATTTTAATATTGCAAATAAACAACAAAACTATAGTGCTTTTGCTAGATCAAAAGATGATATAGTTGGAATAATTTTAGGTAAAAAAGATAAAGAGTTTAATGTAAATAATTTAAAAGGTACAACATTTCTTTTTCCTTCACCAAATGCTTTTGCAGCAACTCTTCTAACGAAATATGAGTTAAAAGAGAAATATAATTTTGATATAGACAAAGAATCAAAAGTAATTTATGTAAATTCTCATGATTCAGTTTACAAAGGAATTGCTAGAGGAATTGGTGATTTTGGTGGTGGAATAATAAGAACATTTGATAATTTTAAAGATACGGAAGATAAAGATAAAATAGAAATAGTTTATAAGACTAAGCCTTATCCCTCTCATCCATTTGCAAGTCATCCAAGAGTTAGTGAAGAAATAGTTGAAAAAATATCAAAAGCAATTATAGAAATGCCAGTTGAGTTAAAAGATTTATTAAGTATAAAAGAATTTATACCAACAACTACAAGTGAATATGATGTAATTAAAAATATAGGTATTAAATAA
- a CDS encoding HAMP domain-containing sensor histidine kinase: MSFKYRFILSFVTLEIFFILLIVIFNFNTISSSTKQLITEKIDSTMSFMKSLIVVPLSIYDLGTLDNITENVAELKNINSIIILDKENRIISSKFRFKYQSIDEILKIKSNQDLSLADKVYELRYETFSEEGIYIGSIYIIFDHSENRVFLNDTKNNNIIFIVLEILFSTILAFLVGSKLNNKLINLSEVARNIGKNKKIKIPYLNLKDEIGILSNSLNQMQIDLENRNKDLKNLTKDLTNQKFELIETQKHKDSFFANMSHELKTPLNSINILSSIMMNNKKENLDAVQIKNLTIINDCGKKLVALINDIMDISKIEAGELIVSSKPFDFNKSMNKIYEMFLVQIQKKGLEFVFQKDPSFEFIKNDEKLIGQILINILSNAIKFTQKGKIEFIINNKNEFIEFIIKDDGIGIPSDKLQYIFERFKQVDGSLNRKYEGTGLGLSISKELTSMLCGNITVESELNKGSKFTILIKKNIETQNRKAEDRINNQKKISPKKAHISIKKDNKSILFMNKDPLYYLDIVLKLKKKSFIVKQVNSLDNLLLELENKKEFYKKIVLDLDFIEQSDLNEFLKNNNIDILFATSELDKIDENLKNSNTIILDKSQKEKFVESLSL; the protein is encoded by the coding sequence ATGTCATTTAAATATAGATTTATACTATCATTTGTAACACTAGAAATATTTTTTATACTATTAATTGTTATATTTAATTTTAATACAATTAGCAGTTCGACTAAACAATTAATCACTGAAAAAATTGATTCTACTATGTCATTTATGAAAAGTCTAATAGTTGTGCCATTGAGTATTTATGATTTAGGAACATTGGATAATATAACTGAAAATGTTGCTGAATTGAAAAATATTAACTCAATTATTATTTTAGATAAAGAAAATAGAATCATTTCTTCTAAATTTAGATTCAAATATCAAAGTATTGATGAAATCTTGAAAATTAAATCTAATCAAGATTTATCTTTGGCTGATAAGGTATATGAATTAAGATATGAAACTTTTAGTGAAGAAGGTATTTATATAGGTTCTATTTATATAATTTTTGATCACTCAGAAAATAGAGTTTTTTTAAATGATACTAAAAATAACAATATTATTTTTATAGTACTTGAAATATTATTTTCTACAATATTAGCTTTTCTTGTTGGGAGTAAATTAAATAATAAACTAATAAATCTATCTGAAGTAGCAAGAAATATTGGTAAAAATAAGAAAATAAAAATTCCTTACTTAAATTTAAAAGATGAAATAGGTATTCTGTCTAATTCATTAAATCAAATGCAAATTGATTTAGAAAATAGAAACAAAGATTTAAAGAATTTAACAAAAGATTTAACTAATCAAAAATTTGAATTAATAGAGACTCAAAAACATAAAGATTCTTTTTTTGCTAATATGAGCCACGAATTAAAAACTCCTTTAAATTCCATAAATATTTTATCATCAATTATGATGAATAATAAAAAAGAAAATTTAGATGCTGTTCAAATTAAAAATCTAACAATAATAAATGATTGTGGTAAAAAACTTGTTGCTTTGATAAATGACATAATGGATATTTCTAAAATTGAAGCAGGAGAACTTATTGTTAGCTCAAAGCCTTTTGATTTTAATAAATCAATGAATAAAATTTACGAAATGTTTTTAGTACAAATTCAAAAAAAAGGTTTAGAATTTGTTTTTCAAAAAGATCCTTCTTTTGAATTTATAAAAAATGATGAAAAACTAATTGGACAAATATTAATAAATATTTTAAGTAATGCAATTAAATTTACACAAAAAGGTAAAATAGAATTTATTATAAACAATAAAAATGAATTTATTGAATTTATAATAAAAGATGATGGAATTGGAATTCCTAGTGATAAGTTACAATACATTTTTGAAAGATTTAAACAAGTTGATGGAAGTTTAAATAGAAAATATGAAGGAACAGGTCTTGGATTATCAATTTCAAAAGAATTGACAAGTATGTTATGTGGGAATATTACTGTTGAAAGTGAATTAAATAAGGGTAGTAAATTTACTATTCTAATCAAAAAAAATATAGAAACACAAAATAGAAAAGCAGAAGATAGAATAAACAATCAGAAAAAAATTTCTCCTAAGAAAGCACATATATCTATAAAAAAAGATAATAAAAGTATTCTTTTTATGAACAAGGACCCTTTATATTATTTGGATATAGTTCTAAAATTAAAAAAGAAATCTTTTATTGTAAAACAGGTAAATTCATTGGATAATTTATTATTAGAACTTGAAAACAAAAAAGAATTTTATAAGAAAATTGTTTTGGATTTAGATTTTATTGAACAATCAGATTTAAATGAGTTCTTAAAAAATAACAACATTGATATATTATTTGCTACAAGTGAGCTTGATAAAATTGATGAAAATTTAAAAAATAGTAATACAATAATTTTAGACAAATCACAAAAAGAAAAGTTTGTAGAAAGTCTTAGTTTATAA